TATCGCCGGAGCGCTGTCGGTGACGCATTGAAACCATCCCATAAGCTATTCAGAAGGTCGGAATGGTTTATGACGCTCTCCAAATGCACTTCCAGGAGCCTCATTTTGAAAAAAGGCCCACATATATAATCACAAATGGACGGCTGCATTATATATGGCTGGCATTATACATGAcggcacgtgtgtgtgtatatacacagaAATTCACGTTATGGATTTTCTTATCTACAATGGTTTTATTATACATGTTTTCATATATCtatattctgtatttttttttctgtgtttgtgcgtgagtgtgtactgagagtgtgtgtgtgtgtgagagtctaTTTCTCGAAATATTTCGATCGGAACACAGCACAGAAACTTAAGCTCCGGCCGTGATAAGGATCGGTTTTAATTTTATTCGTAGGCGGAGTAtattaatttttgttgttgttgacgtcAAATATGAACTAACAAGTACGTTTGCaatagtacccccccccccccaaaaagaaaaacggtTAGTCTTAAATAATGCACCGACTGAAATGCACTTATTGCATGACAATGCTCATTTACTTTATCAATGAAAAATACATAATTCATAATAAGTGTAACAACAGTGTAACAACAGTGTAACAAATGTTGTTTCATTCCCTTGCCAATTGGCTTTATGCTAAGGTGCGCGCCGTTCAGTCCGACTCTGGTTTGTGCTACCAAATATGCTGCCTTGATacttaaaaaagtatttacattcGACGGTCCAAcaccaaaagctttttttttttaaactcttatCATAGGAAAACCACCAGAAAGTATCCTGCCATTCCCCGTTTTTATGTTCCGGTCCTGACATGGTCACGAACCAAATTCATAACAGCTACTAAGGACCAATTTAAAAGCTTCAATAAGTCttcacgattttttttttgttttgtcttttcaggtttcagtgaagcccTTAATAGAGCCCCAAGGATGTATTTGCTCCGTGGGCAAAAACGCCGCACTTGATGGCGAATATTGTTCCACGCGGGGgggttgtaaaagaaaaaacgaCAACTAAAACAACTCGTAAAGCTCATCGCTCGAAACGTTTGGCCAACATGACACCCGAGTCTCCGGGGAAACTTCCGGCAAATCCAGCCAACGGCCTGCGGGCTAATTTGAGCCCGGCTAGCAAGCTAACGCTAGTGTCCTTATGTTGAAGGTTGCCGCGGTTCAGAGGCAAGTCCTCACGGTTCCCCCACCACCTCCTGTGGGCCCCACGGAGGCTCCAATGAAGATATCTGGGTACTGCGCAAGCCTGTGGCAGGTAACTGAGCCGCGCTGCGCTGAGCCCTCCGATTCTTCGAACCCCCTAAACCAGGCATCAAACAGTATCTGGTGTCCAATCGAAACGATTCCAAAGGGAAGCCTccgtgtaaacaaaaaaaaaaaattgatgcggTTCTCGAAAGGTCATCAGATACTCTTTGACCTGCCAGAAATCATGTTCTGCTGTCCTTTCATCTCAAGCTTAGCTGAACTCGCTGACCTCGGACGGCAGCATTGGTCtgtggcttgtgtgtgtgtgtgtgtgtgtgtgtgtgtatggaggCCGAGGAAGGCCGAAAACCGGGAGCGAAAGAGCGCGGTGTAGCGTGTGCGTCCCATGAGAAGTGTGTCTTTTTCCACTCCGCTGTCCCCCCCGTCCGCTCCATCCCATCTCATGCTGCCTAGTGCATTTCAAAGGAGAGTCGCCATTTATCACTTTGTCTCGGATATCAGCTCGATGCGTGCATGCGCGCCAATGCATCCGTTTTTGCGTGCAATAAACCGTCGTTTCGGCTGGGCGCATGCATATgaatgcctccccccccccccccccgtctgtgGGGGGCGCTGCAGGTGGAGACCGCAGCAGTTTAGGGAGTTCTGGCAGCGTGACCAGTGTGAGGTCATCGGGCAGCGGTCAGAGTGCCGGAAGCGCCGCGCACATCCTCCATGCGCAGGCCGAAGGGGTGAAGGTAGGATGCGCATTTTCGCTTCTTTAtgacttcataaaaaaaaatttttttaaataccttgGGCATGCAAAGTGGTGCATACTCACTTCAGATTGACAAATGCAATTACACAAaaatggtgtttttgttttgtttgtgtgcacgACGACAGCTTCTCGCCACAGTCTTGTCGCAATCTGCCAAAGCCAAGGAACATTTACTGGAGCAGTCCAAGTCTGTAGACCAGCCCGCAGGTAATAGCATCAAGATCGCAGCCCAGCGCCGGCATGACGTAGGTTCCCGTTGGCGCCAAGTGCCCATTTCCACCCGTGCACGCCTCCGATCATCCCAAAAGAAAGTCGACTCCGCCCCGTTAGACTGCACTTTCATCTTCTCCGGGTGTTCCCTTTGTATCGATGGTCAGCTtgtcaaagacaaacaaatgagaTCAGTGCACTTCTTTTTGAACGTGTCAAAATCTCGAAGcacgggtggcccggtagtccagtggttagcacgtgggcttcacagtgcagaggtaccgggttcgattccagctccggcctccctgtgtggagtttgcatgttctccccgggcctgcgtgggttttctccgggtgctccggtttcctcccacattccaaaaacatgcatggcaggctgattggacactctaaattgtccctaggtgtgagtgtgagtgcgaatggttgttcgtttctgtgtgccctacgattggctggcaaccgattcagggtggagccccgcctactgcccggagacagctgggataggctccagcaccccccgcgaccctggtgaggatcaagcggctcgcaagatgaatgaatgaatgaaaaaaatctcgaagcataaaaatgcaactcggACAAAAGCCACACAAAGGTTGTGTGAAAcaattttttgggtttttttgcccaTGTTATGTAAGCGGCGAGAAAAACGAGGGAGGCGTGTGAAACGGAGAACAAGCAAGGGAGAAGCCTCTGTCGCTTGATGCTCCTTTCCGATGGTAGGCTGAGATCTTGAACCCAaccgctctctctctttctctttctctctcccagtCGGTTCCGCCGCTTCTTCTCGGACATCGAGCCTATCGGGCTGCCCTCTCCACGAAGCGCCGCCTTACGATGCCGCAGCCAACAGGAAGGGGGAGGCGCCGGGCGAGGGGAAGGTAGGATCATCTCAAGATCCAGACCGATTGGCTCTTCTCTCCTTctgtcatacacacacacacacacacacacagaccggtttatgtgatttgtggggacacacacacagaccggtttatgtgatttgtggggacacacacacacacacacacacacacacgcacacacacaccgaaaccACAATGAGCGTCAGGAGGACCACGTAGCCCCTCAGTCCAACTGCCCCTCACTTCAACGCTGACACGCACCCGCACCCGCACACGGCAACATGACCCAGCGCTTCCTCTCACAACTGGCCTCCTCCGCGCTGCGGGTGTTCGGATGCGGCCGCGACACGGTGAGTGGCTCCGCCACACGTCAAGCTGCCGCCGATGCCAcgctcttctcttttttttgttatgctgCCCatcgattttgattttttttttcatccactccTTTTTAGTTGAAgcttctggttttttttttggaagcaaaATGGGCTTATATTGATCACTGAAAGCGGCGCAAGTCTTAATtcagtcagtgtgtgtgtgtgtgtagccgaCGAGCAGCGTGGGCGCGTTTGTTCGCCACAAGAGGTGCGAAATGGGAGTTTGCGGCGTGCGCGGCAAGCTGTCATTTACTAACGAGCACCTTTGGAGCGCACGTTGAAGGTCGGCAGTTGTTTTGTCATGAtgtgaagggggggggcacgccAACGTGATCTTGTAGCGGAGATATAATAATCTTGTAAATTGTTGGCTCGTGTGGCGCGTTTGTATGCGTGAGGACGTGTCATGTTCTTGGGACCATCTGTTAGTTAGCACAGTTCCGGAAAAAAATCggcgttttgtgatttggcaGGCCTATCGAAGTTCCCCAAAATAATTCATCggcaaatgtcaagtcaagtgtatttctcgaacactttcaaacagccatggctgcatacaaagtgctgtacatggagcgatttaacatacacaataaacagtaagacgaatcggtaataaagggggtagaaagcaccaagcagtaacatcaagaacaaatctaagtcatgctgagtcgtcAATGGGCGGAATGGGATTTGTATTTGGTGGTGTCAGGACCGGTCTTTGTTGCGCCGCAACTTGGCCCCCGCAGAGAGAAAATGGCAGACGCGGTGACGGTTTCGCTCCTTATCTTCTCTCCCGTAGAGCTCAGAGGCAGTTGTCCAATGGCTGAGCGACTTTCAGCTGCAGCACTACGCTCCCAACTTCCTGGGCGCCGGGTATGACTTGCCCACAATTAGCCGAATGAGCCCCGAGGTAAGGCAagcggacccccccgcccccggcggcGCTCGCAGACTTTCCTCCGAGGGCCGCGACCTCAACAAGTCTGCGTAGATTTGATTTGTGCCGTTCTCATAGTTTGCGACGATGCATGccgaagccccgcccccttttgcTGGCCTTTTGAAACATTTCAACCGTTCGATTGGAACATTTTGGCCGAGGATTGGAAAGCTTTTCAGCGGGATCCTTCAGCTCACGACCTGGTTTCAGCGCACCTGCTCGGTCCACACTTTGGATTCGATTGACAATTTTCATCGGTTTTGGAAGCGTTGTTCGTTTGACTTTCTTGGCAGCCGTTAGCAGCAGGCTAGCTAGCCGTGTGCTAGTAGCTCCTATCCTATAACTCTCTCGTGACAGACCGTTAGCCGTCCACTCTCCTCGCTCTGACTCCACAGACACTTCTTCAGCttcattaaaaatgacatcCCTGAGCACCGCCTGCCCCATCAGCTCCCTCTGGTGTCCGCAATTGATAATTGATAATATCTCCCGCACTCGAAGAAGCGTTAGCATACATTCCATCATTTCCGGTGCCCGCAgcctgtgttaaaaaaaaaacaaaacaacaaaacaaaacagaccatGTGTCCCTGAAGGGAAGCCGTGCCCACCCGATTGCTAATtcataccgccccccccccccccccccccccgcgaaaaACACTGGCCACCGTGGTGGCCTAGTTCCGCTGCTCACAGTTTTGGTCTGAATGCTGGCTGATTTGAACGTGCCCCGGACATGATACCACAAACAGCTTCGTTGCTAACTTTAAATCTCACTGAATGGTTTCGTGTTGCTCAACATGTCGCTAAATCAAGCGCACTGGACTGTTTGTAATTATTTCTTGCGCCCGCTGCCCAGCCCGGTGATCTAACTCCATCGCCAAATGACGAGAAGCGCTTGCTGTTTAATTGATACATTGAATTATCGCGCCAAGGCGTTAGCAACGCCCACATATCAGTTTGAGTGGaggtttttaaacattttcaatcTTTTACCGCATTttctgcacacatttgctctcgccttccttgcattttttttcttttgctcaccCTCTTGCTTTTGCAGCTATTTTTTgccgcgtgtgcgcgcgtggatGTGATCATGCTAGCCGGTGCGTGTCAACGCCGTCGTATATATCACCTCAGcgtgttttgtgtttgtaggATCTGGCAGCCATTGGAATTACTAAACCAGGTCACAGAAAAAAGTTGACAACAGAGATCAGTAAACTGAGTGTCACAGAGTGGCTGCCTGAACAGAAACCtgtgagtacacacacacacacacgataattAAATTGAACTAGTTTTCTGctaacaggcggcccggtagtccagtggttagcacgtgggcttcacagtgcagaggtaccgggttcgattccagctgcggcctccctgtgtggagtttgcatgttctccccgggcctgcgtgggttttctccgggtgctccggtttcctcccacattccaaaaacatgcatggcaggctgattgaacactctaaattgtccctaggtgtgagtgtgagtgcgaatggttgttcgtctctgtgtgccctgtgattgactggcaaccgattcagggtgtcccccgcctactgcccagagacagctgggataggctccagcaccccccgcgaccctagtgaggatcaagcggctcggaagatgaatgaatgaatgaatagttttcTGCTAACGTATATCATAGAGACTAAATACACAAAACCACTGTGTTCTTTTCCCAAACGGTGCGCCGTTCAATTTGTTTTCGATCATCCCGCAGGCCAATCTCGGAGAATGGTTATGCGCTATTGGTCTGAGTCAGTACCACCAAGTATTGGTGCAGAATGGTTACGAAAACATCGACTTCATCACGGACATCACTTGGGAGGATCTACAGGAAATTGGCATCACTAAACTGGGTAAGCTACACTGAATACATCTTGTAAATGCATCGCAATGTACTTTTCGGTCTTATTGAAGATTTGCATGTGGGCTCAAGTTATTTATGAACACAAATCTGTccacgtgaaaaaaaacaaaaaacacaatatgCTCGTTAATGTGGTCacttaaaaataagaaaatacccgcacatacagtatatgcaattATGAATTTGCAGGGACAGTGAGAGCTCATTAGCCAACTTAGCTTAGCCGATGTACGCTAACAATATCAGCTTGatagctgtctgtctgctcCCTGCTTCCATTCGAACCCGCCAATGTTTTAGGCCACCAGAAGAAGCTGATGTTGGCCGTGAAGCGTCTCGCCGAAATGCAGCGCAACTCCGATGGACGTGGCTCCCTCCGGAAGAAGCCCCCACCAATCGCGCACCAGCAGGAAGTGATGTCAGTGGAAAGCCCGCCGCCAGATGGtgagttcacaaaaaaaaaagtgggtcaaCGTTTTCGATTTACAGCATGCAAAGTGGTTAAAAGcgcaatttcccccccccccccccctttcgtcCGTCTAGATGCCATGTCTCCAAAAATGAGCACCTTTCAGGACAGCGAGTTGAGTAGCGAGCTGCAGAACGCCATGAGCCATTCGGCTCAGGAGGTCAAAGCGCCGCCGACGCGCGGTCCCAACAAGGATCCCGATGAGTTCAACTGCGGAGGAGCCGCACCGCCGAAGAAGGAGGCGAGAACCATGAGGCAGCAAAGCAGTCAAGGAAGCGCCCCCTCCCACAGAAGCGGCGTGTCCTCTCAAGGCAAACACCGTCACTCCCACTCGCACTCTCAGCCCGCCCCTCCCTACACGCCGCCCCACACCCCGACCAAAACCAGgacgtcatcgtcgtcgtccgcCTCCTCCGTCCAGAGCGCGTCGTCTCCCCAGTCCAAACGCAGGGTGGAAACGCCTCCGTCGCCCCGCTCGCACCCCCCTCAGTCTCCGAACCATCGTGGCGCTCCGGTCCAGTCGCCGCTGCAGAATCGAATCCAGCCGCCGCACGAGATGGGGGATTGTGCGCAGGCGCCGCTGCTCCGCCTCCCGCCCGAGGATGAGCTCGCGGACGGCGACGACGCGGATCTCCAGAAGAAGCGGGCCGACGGTCTCAACCGGCACGCCGCGTCGGACGGCGAGTGTGACGAGAGGACGGCGGCCGGAAAAGGCCGGGCTGGGGAAGGCCAGACCGCCGCGGGCCAGGGGTCAAATGTCAGAGCAGAAGGCGGTAAATACGCCACGGTCACCCACCGCGTCGGCCGCAGCCACTCGGTCCGCAACCAGGACAAAACGGTTACTCGCAATCAGCCGCAGTCCATCACCCTGCGCCAGAAGAAAAAAGGGCCTCCCCCGACACCTCCCAAACGCTCCAGCTCGGCCATTTCGACCTCCAACTCCAACCTGGCGGAAGGCGGCGCGCCGCCGCAAGCGCCGACGACGGCCGACGGCATGCTGGATGTGCCTTACCGCCAACAACGGCGGGCCAGCGACTTGGGAGTTTCCGTGGAAACGGGAGCCGTGGACACAAACAGCATGGGGAGCGTGAGGAGCATTGCCGCCATGCTGGAAATGTCTTCTATAGGGGGCGGAGCCAAAGGGATGGCCCTGCAAAAGAACTTCCTGCAGGTAGGAGCATCGTATATGATCCAGAGTCCGTGAGCCGCGTGACGACGCGGTGACCGACGTTGAGTTTCGGTTGAATTTTCAGGCGGGGAAAACACGTGAAACCATCGGTCTGGACGGTGAAGTCGTGAACCGACGACGGACCATTAGCGGGCCCGTTAGCGAGCTCGTGGCGGCCGCCAGGCGCGACCAGCCGACGCTGTCCGTCGTCTCCCAGCCTGAATCCTCCCCGCCCCCTGTAACGTCATCCTCCCCCAATCCAAGCCCCGGAGCAAGTGGCAGTTCTTCGGAAAACCTGCCGTTTGCGGAGGAGGGAAGCCTGACTATTCGTCGACAAGGTCGAGGAGAAGGACAGGTAGCTATCTATACATTCATATATATGTGTTTGTTATCCGTCTGTCTCTCCATCGATCGATCAAtcaatctagctagctagctagctaaccatCTACATCAGGCAGTGAACCCCGGCCGGCTATTGGTTGGGGCTGAGAACAGAGCCCTGTGGcgaattttgaaaatgtgcaaaatatgAATACCCGCCCTTAAAAAAAGTTTATAACTGCGCACGGATGGCGAAAGATGGCACTTAAAACGGAGAGGACCATAAAGCGTCATGAATCAAATTCCATCCACAACTTTATTTGGTGGTCAAattattcaacacaaacaaaccaccTTCATATGACTCATTTAGCATTGGCTAGCATACTCGCCTAAATAACACAAACAGGGCATTTAAATGCACACccatacaaaaaaaagcccactattaactcattcactcccaaagacgtatttaaacgtcttttcagactcggtccagaattggctggactTGATCAATGTTGTAATGTTGAAACTCGACAGACCTTCTGTTGACATTTCTCAACGTGCGTGTTTTGACTGTGCAAAAATGACCTCTTGCCACGAATGTATGAATTTTTCCGTTAGTGTGTATTTTGTGTCTGTCTGCAGAGTGACGGCGAGGGACCGCAGAGGGACGCCGGCGGGTACACCCAGGAAGACATCTCCCGGGTGGAAGCCACGGCAACCTTAAAGCGCCGGCCCCGCGGCTCCAAGAGCCACCCCAACGGCTCTGGCTTCACCCTCCAGGAGTCGTCCACCGTCAAACGCAGACCCAAGAGTCGCGACAAGGAACCGGAGGGATACGCGGACCTCGCCGGGCCGAATGGAGATCTCCTGGGTCGGGAGCCGCCCAACACCGCGCAACCGCTACCGTACCAGAACGGCACGGCCACCGTGAAGCGCCGGCCCGTTTCCGACGCCGGAGTGATGGAGCAACCTCAACCGCAAACACGCCCGCAAGATGATCCGCAATCGCCGGTGAGCGCCGCTTCTCAAAGGGACACTTTGGACA
This region of Hippocampus zosterae strain Florida chromosome 17, ASM2543408v3, whole genome shotgun sequence genomic DNA includes:
- the caskin1 gene encoding caskin-1 isoform X3 produces the protein MGKDQELLQAVKTEDLLTVQKLLQRPRPGKAKLLGSAKKVNVNFQDTDGFSPLHHAALSGNMELITLLLESQAAVDIRDQKGMRPLHYAAWQGKAEPMKMLLKSGSSVNVQSDEGQIPLHLSAQHGHYDVSEMLLQHQSNPCIVDNAGKTPLDLACEFGRVGVVQLLLSSNMCAALLEPKKGDATDPNGTSPLHLAAKNGHIDIIRLLIQSGIDINRQTKAGTALHEAALCGKTEAVRLLLESGINATVRNTYSQTALDIVYQFTATQASKEIKQLLRDASAALQVRALKDYCNNYDLTSLNIKAGDVITVLEQHPDGRWKGCIHDNRTGNDRVGYFPSTMVEVISKRTGLASTVICTQQFQKIPLVAPATVAPANVVVNGNDTTFHQIHILPPPPPPPPHSHQPLLPLFTSFGYNRSPVTTPQGDTPTAPGGDRSSLGSSGSVTSVRSSGSGQSAGSAAHILHAQAEGVKLLATVLSQSAKAKEHLLEQSKSVDQPAVGSAASSRTSSLSGCPLHEAPPYDAAANRKGEAPGEGKSSEAVVQWLSDFQLQHYAPNFLGAGYDLPTISRMSPEDLAAIGITKPGHRKKLTTEISKLSVTEWLPEQKPANLGEWLCAIGLSQYHQVLVQNGYENIDFITDITWEDLQEIGITKLGHQKKLMLAVKRLAEMQRNSDGRGSLRKKPPPIAHQQEVMSVESPPPDDAMSPKMSTFQDSELSSELQNAMSHSAQEVKAPPTRGPNKDPDEFNCGGAAPPKKEARTMRQQSSQGSAPSHRSGVSSQGKHRHSHSHSQPAPPYTPPHTPTKTRTSSSSSASSVQSASSPQSKRRVETPPSPRSHPPQSPNHRGAPVQSPLQNRIQPPHEMGDCAQAPLLRLPPEDELADGDDADLQKKRADGLNRHAASDGECDERTAAGKGRAGEGQTAAGQGSNVRAEGGKYATVTHRVGRSHSVRNQDKTVTRNQPQSITLRQKKKGPPPTPPKRSSSAISTSNSNLAEGGAPPQAPTTADGMLDVPYRQQRRASDLGVSVETGAVDTNSMGSVRSIAAMLEMSSIGGGAKGMALQKNFLQAGKTRETIGLDGEVVNRRRTISGPVSELVAAARRDQPTLSVVSQPESSPPPVTSSSPNPSPGASGSSSENLPFAEEGSLTIRRQGRGEGQCVFCVCLQSDGEGPQRDAGGYTQEDISRVEATATLKRRPRGSKSHPNGSGFTLQESSTVKRRPKSRDKEPEGYADLAGPNGDLLGREPPNTAQPLPYQNGTATVKRRPVSDAGVMEQPQPQTRPQDDPQSPVSAASQRDTLDKGVPAGSEEAPVKKPKPPVSPKPAVAQIKRQGVPQNSPQPASSKRVPLPGPGTPGSPVEGKKIPPPVSPKPAPPPTAPKPAKLIHSMTSPPSPTPTPATPPAKLHPSVARQSSSPPSLPNSDTPSPPNVKLPSPSAQSPHTPQTPTTPQTPATPSPPVKPPRSSIGGVSVDSGMTALGMNTPASSATDFGVESLAHQKLEETSASLAAALQAVEDKILRQEDSEQKTTVSILDDIGSMFDDLADQLDAMLE
- the caskin1 gene encoding caskin-1 isoform X6; amino-acid sequence: MGKDQELLQAVKTEDLLTVQKLLQRPRPGKAKLLGSAKKVNVNFQDTDGFSPLHHAALSGNMELITLLLESQAAVDIRDQKGMRPLHYAAWQGKAEPMKMLLKSGSSVNVQSDEGQIPLHLSAQHGHYDVSEMLLQHQSNPCIVDNAGKTPLDLACEFGRVGVVQLLLSSNMCAALLEPKKGDATDPNGTSPLHLAAKNGHIDIIRLLIQSGIDINRQTKAGTALHEAALCGKTEAVRLLLESGINATVRNTYSQTALDIVYQFTATQASKEIKQLLRDASAALQVRALKDYCNNYDLTSLNIKAGDVITVLEQHPDGRWKGCIHDNRTGNDRVGYFPSTMVEVISKRTGGDRSSLGSSGSVTSVRSSGSGQSAGSAAHILHAQAEGVKLLATVLSQSAKAKEHLLEQSKSVDQPAVGSAASSRTSSLSGCPLHEAPPYDAAANRKGEAPGEGKSSEAVVQWLSDFQLQHYAPNFLGAGYDLPTISRMSPEDLAAIGITKPGHRKKLTTEISKLSVTEWLPEQKPANLGEWLCAIGLSQYHQVLVQNGYENIDFITDITWEDLQEIGITKLGHQKKLMLAVKRLAEMQRNSDGRGSLRKKPPPIAHQQEVMSVESPPPDDAMSPKMSTFQDSELSSELQNAMSHSAQEVKAPPTRGPNKDPDEFNCGGAAPPKKEARTMRQQSSQGSAPSHRSGVSSQGKHRHSHSHSQPAPPYTPPHTPTKTRTSSSSSASSVQSASSPQSKRRVETPPSPRSHPPQSPNHRGAPVQSPLQNRIQPPHEMGDCAQAPLLRLPPEDELADGDDADLQKKRADGLNRHAASDGECDERTAAGKGRAGEGQTAAGQGSNVRAEGGKYATVTHRVGRSHSVRNQDKTVTRNQPQSITLRQKKKGPPPTPPKRSSSAISTSNSNLAEGGAPPQAPTTADGMLDVPYRQQRRASDLGVSVETGAVDTNSMGSVRSIAAMLEMSSIGGGAKGMALQKNFLQAGKTRETIGLDGEVVNRRRTISGPVSELVAAARRDQPTLSVVSQPESSPPPVTSSSPNPSPGASGSSSENLPFAEEGSLTIRRQGRGEGQCVFCVCLQSDGEGPQRDAGGYTQEDISRVEATATLKRRPRGSKSHPNGSGFTLQESSTVKRRPKSRDKEPEGYADLAGPNGDLLGREPPNTAQPLPYQNGTATVKRRPVSDAGVMEQPQPQTRPQDDPQSPVSAASQRDTLDKGVPAGSEEAPVKKPKPPVSPKPAVAQIKRQGVPQNSPQPASSKRVPLPGPGTPGSPVEGKKIPPPVSPKPAPPPTAPKPAKLIHSMTSPPSPTPTPATPPAKLHPSVARQSSSPPSLPNSDTPSPPNVKLPSPSAQSPHTPQTPTTPQTPATPSPPVKPPRSSIGGVSVDSGMTALGMNTPASSATDFGVESLAHQKLEETSASLAAALQAVEDKILRQEDSEQKTTVSILDDIGSMFDDLADQLDAMLE
- the caskin1 gene encoding caskin-1 isoform X4, which produces MGKDQELLQAVKTEDLLTVQKLLQRPRPGKAKLLGSAKKVNVNFQDTDGFSPLHHAALSGNMELITLLLESQAAVDIRDQKGMRPLHYAAWQGKAEPMKMLLKSGSSVNVQSDEGQIPLHLSAQHGHYDVSEMLLQHQSNPCIVDNAGKTPLDLACEFGRVGVVQLLLSSNMCAALLEPKKGDATDPNGTSPLHLAAKNGHIDIIRLLIQSGIDINRQTKAGTALHEAALCGKTEAVRLLLESGINATVRNTYSQTALDIVYQFTATQASKEIKQLLRDASAALQVRALKDYCNNYDLTSLNIKAGDVITVLEQHPDGRWKGCIHDNRTGNDRVGYFPSTMVEVISKRTGLASTVICTQQFQKIPLVAPATVAPANVVVNGNDTTFHQIHILPPPPPPPPHSHQPLLPLFTSFGYNRSPVTTPQGDTPTAPGCRGSEASPHGSPTTSCGPHGGSNEDIWVLRKPVAGGDRSSLGSSGSVTSVRSSGSGQSAGSAAHILHAQAEGVKLLATVLSQSAKAKEHLLEQSKSVDQPAVGSAASSRTSSLSGCPLHEAPPYDAAANRKGEAPGEGKDLAAIGITKPGHRKKLTTEISKLSVTEWLPEQKPANLGEWLCAIGLSQYHQVLVQNGYENIDFITDITWEDLQEIGITKLGHQKKLMLAVKRLAEMQRNSDGRGSLRKKPPPIAHQQEVMSVESPPPDDAMSPKMSTFQDSELSSELQNAMSHSAQEVKAPPTRGPNKDPDEFNCGGAAPPKKEARTMRQQSSQGSAPSHRSGVSSQGKHRHSHSHSQPAPPYTPPHTPTKTRTSSSSSASSVQSASSPQSKRRVETPPSPRSHPPQSPNHRGAPVQSPLQNRIQPPHEMGDCAQAPLLRLPPEDELADGDDADLQKKRADGLNRHAASDGECDERTAAGKGRAGEGQTAAGQGSNVRAEGGKYATVTHRVGRSHSVRNQDKTVTRNQPQSITLRQKKKGPPPTPPKRSSSAISTSNSNLAEGGAPPQAPTTADGMLDVPYRQQRRASDLGVSVETGAVDTNSMGSVRSIAAMLEMSSIGGGAKGMALQKNFLQAGKTRETIGLDGEVVNRRRTISGPVSELVAAARRDQPTLSVVSQPESSPPPVTSSSPNPSPGASGSSSENLPFAEEGSLTIRRQGRGEGQCVFCVCLQSDGEGPQRDAGGYTQEDISRVEATATLKRRPRGSKSHPNGSGFTLQESSTVKRRPKSRDKEPEGYADLAGPNGDLLGREPPNTAQPLPYQNGTATVKRRPVSDAGVMEQPQPQTRPQDDPQSPVSAASQRDTLDKGVPAGSEEAPVKKPKPPVSPKPAVAQIKRQGVPQNSPQPASSKRVPLPGPGTPGSPVEGKKIPPPVSPKPAPPPTAPKPAKLIHSMTSPPSPTPTPATPPAKLHPSVARQSSSPPSLPNSDTPSPPNVKLPSPSAQSPHTPQTPTTPQTPATPSPPVKPPRSSIGGVSVDSGMTALGMNTPASSATDFGVESLAHQKLEETSASLAAALQAVEDKILRQEDSEQKTTVSILDDIGSMFDDLADQLDAMLE